From a single Lolium rigidum isolate FL_2022 chromosome 7, APGP_CSIRO_Lrig_0.1, whole genome shotgun sequence genomic region:
- the LOC124672220 gene encoding uncharacterized acetyltransferase At3g50280-like translates to MGRVAADHVRIVSRRMIKPPSDSEEAVNIHLTPWDLCLLTIDYVQKGILLPKQPAAGGVGEPLVDTLASSFARALGKFCPFAGRLVTEPHDGGTVAVLLRCTGEGAEFIHAVAPGVAVADIIGSIHIPSVVSALFPLNHVLSADAATEPLPVLSAQVTELADGVFISMSMNHSVGDGTAFWEFFNTWSEINRGGVDLHEIRTPAPVHQRFFIDTSPVPIRLPFSKLQDVVRRFDRPTVQECFFTFSAAGIENLKARANSETDATVAISSLHALLAHVWRAVSRARGLPPGQETSHSLLIGCRGRVKGIPEGYLGNAAVFGKASSTVGEILDKGLGWTAWQLSRVVASFDEAAMADWLDRWTREPEFVYAGNKLFGGAGAAVATRSSPRFDVFGNDFGWGKPVAVRSGPGNKTDGKVTVFEGGEHGGSMSLEVCIASDALQRLLVDEEFMDAVIVSMP, encoded by the coding sequence ATGGGAAGAGTCGCCGCGGACCATGTCCGGATCGTATCTCGGCGCATGATCAAGCCGCCGTCGGACTCGGAGGAGGCTGTGAACATCCACCTCACGCCCTGGGACCTCTGCCTCCTCACCATAGACTATGTCCAGAAGGGTATACTCCTGCCCAAGcagcccgccgccggcggagtCGGGGAGCCCCTCGTCGACACCCTCGCGTCCTCTTTCGCGCGCGCCCTGGGCAAGTTCTGCCCCTTCGCCGGCCGGCTAGTCACGGAGCCTCATGACGGCGGGACTGTGGCTGTGCTGTTGCGGTGCACGGGAGAAGGCGCTGAGTTCATCCACGCTGTGGCGCCAGGCGTCGCCGTCGCGGACATCATCGGCTCGATACACATCCCTTCGGTGGTCTCTGCACTCTTCCCGCTCAACCATGTCCTCAGTGCGGACGCCGCCACGGAGCCGCTTCCTGTGCTGTCAGCGCAGGTCACCGAGCTTGCTGACGGCGTCTTCATCAGCATGTCGATGAACCACTCCGTAGGCGACGGCACCGCCTTCTGGGAGTTCTTCAACACCTGGTCAGAGATCAACCGAGGTGGCGTCGATCTGCACGAGATACGGACGCCAGCACCGGTGCACCAGAGGTTCTTCATCGACACCAGCCCCGTGCCGATCCGCCTGCCGTTCAGCAAGCTGCAGGACGTCGTCCGGCGGTTCGATCGCCCGACGGTACAAGAATGCTTCTTCACCTTCTCCGCTGCAGGCATCGAAAACCTCAAGGCCAGGGCGAACAGCGAGACGGACGCCACCGTCGCAATCTCCTCGCTCCATGCCCTGCTCGCGCACGTTTGGCGGGCGGTGTCCCGTGCTCGGGGCCTCCCGCCGGGGCAGGAGACATCTCACTCTCTGCTCATCGGATGCCGGGGACGTGTGAAGGGCATACCAGAGGGTTACTTGGGCAACGCAGCGGTGTTCGGCAAGGCGAGCTCCACCGTCGGCGAGATCCTAGACAAGGGGCTAGGCTGGACGGCGTGGCAGCTGAGTCGCGTGGTGGCGTCGTTCGACGAGGCTGCCATGGCGGACTGGCTGGATCGCTGGACCCGGGAGCCGGAATTCGTCTACGCGGGGAACAAGTTGTTCggaggtgcaggtgctgccgtcgCGACTAGGAGCTCACCACGCTTCGACGTGTTTGGGAACGACTTCGGATGGGGAAAGCCGGTTGCCGTGAGGAGCGGCCCCGGCAACAAGACGGACGGGAAGGTGACGGTGTTTGAGGGGGGCGAGCATGGAGGGAGCATGTCGCTGGAGGTGTGCATCGCGTCGGACGCGCTGCAGAGGCTTCTCGTCGATGAGGAGTTCATGGACGCTGTGATCGTGAGCATGCCGTAA